The following DNA comes from Allobranchiibius huperziae.
ATCGCGACGACCGCGCTGCCGACCAAGATCGAGGGACTGGTGCACGTGAACGCGGCGGTGCAGCAGGGCATCTGCGATATGGCCTGATCCGGGCTCCTGTCACCGATGGCAGCGTGGGCGACGTCTTCTCGTCGTCCGCGCTGCCGACGCGCGACCGCCTGGCTGATCCGGACGTTGATGGTGCTCGCACCAGATCCGACCGCCTCCTAGTCACCGCCGAAGATCTCGCGGACTTCTTTGAGTGCGTAGTAGACCAGGACGTATCCGGCCACCGGATCCGCCCACCACCACCCCGCCAAGAGATTGAGCAGCAACCCGAGAAGCACGGCGGCCGCAAGCAGGCCGTCGATGAACGTGACGCGACCCTCGGTCGCCAACACAGGGTTGTCCAGAGCAGCGCCGGTGCGGGCCTTGCCCGCTGCGAGGACGAACATGACCGCCGCGGTCACGGCCGTCCACACGATGCCCAGCGGTGAGTGGCGTGGGTGATACCCGATGGCCAGCACCCAGGTGGACTGCACCAAGAGGTAGAGCGCCAGTGCGCCGAACGCACCGCCGATGAGGCGCAGCGCGAAACGCCGACGCTTTTCGCCGCTGCCGGCCAGTTCCCAGATCACGACGGTCGATGCGCCGATCTCGATGACCGAGTCCAGTCCGAAACCCGCCAGAGCCACCGATCTCGCGGCGACCGCCGCAGCCGCGAGCACCACGATGCCGACGACGTTCCAGGCCAGCGTCACGTACTCCAGCCGGAAGCCTCGACGTAGGAGCACCGCCCGCGCGGAGGCATCGACAGCAGTCACAGCCGAAGTATCGCCGCCGAAGGTTGAGGTCAGCTTCCGGGCGGCACCGGTGGGTCCGTGCTTCGTTCGGTGCCGACACATCCGCCGGGCCGGGTGGGCATCAGTCCGGGGGTGAGGTCCCAGGTGACACCGGTCGTGGTGACCTGAGCGGTGAGCAGGTCGCGGTGCACGATGGTGTGGTGGCGGGCGCACAGCAGCGCTGCGTTGGTCAGTGTTGTCTCGCCGCCGGCCCACCAGGGCCGCACATGATGTGCATCGCACCAGTCCGGTGGGCGGTCGCAGCCGGGGAAGGTGCAGTGCTGGTCTCGGTGAATGATCGCGGTGCGTAAGCCCCCGGTGAACAGGCGTTTGGCGCAGCCGACGTCCAACGGTTCCGACTCGGTGCCGAGGACTGCGGGGATGAGGTCGGCGTCGCAGGCCAGCCTGCGCAGGGTGCCCGCGTCGAGATAGTCCCCGTCGGTGGTGCGTCCAATCCCCGGAAGGTACGTCGGGGCGAATCCGTCTTCGCCCGAGCCGTGTTGGCCGAGCCGACCCGCGTCCCAGAGCCCCTCGTACAGGGTGTTGTAGTCCATCGTGACCAGGATCTTCGCGGTGCCGCCGAACTCCCCGACCGGCCGCGGGCTGGTGCCGTCGAGGACGCCGGCGGAGGTCTCGACGAGTCGCACCAGCGCATCCGCTCGCCGCTTGGCCGGGGTGCGGGTGTCCCGCCCGGGCGCACTGGTCCCGGTTTGCGGCAGCGGCCCGACGTTCGGTGCGTCGCACGGGTCGTCGGTGCTGGTGGCGCAGGGCTGTGGTGCAGGCGCGGACAGGGCGCGCAGGGCGTGTTTGACCACCGCGGCGTGGCCACCGGACAGTTCGGCGACGAACCGGGTCAACCCACTGGGTAGGTCAGCCCAGAACACCGACTCGCATTCCTGCTGGCGCTCCTCATCCCGCACCAACCGCTGCGGGGCGTACTCCCCCAAGATCCGGGTGGTCAACTCCCGCAAGGCGCGCGGCCCATGCTCCGACAGCGACAGGTACCGGCCCAGCAGCTCATCGCGGTCGGCGCTGGGTAGTTGCGGCAAGACGTGCGGCACCTCACGAAAGGCCGCCGCGGCGACCGGCACACTCGCCGACCCGGTCGCGAGGGCCTCGGCCACGACTCGGTTGCGCGGATCGGCGCAGTCCACCCCGACCGCCCCGACACGGCGCACCACCACCGGGTCCACGCCGGCAGCCTGCCGGGCCACCCACGCCGGAGCACCCGTGGCGGTGGAATTCGCCACGGTGCCCCGGCTCAGGGCGTCGGTCGTGGCCAGCGCGGCGACGTTCTCCGCCCGGGTGGTGATCCGCAGCATGCCCCCGACCACGTCACCCAGTGCCGCTTCGTCCAGCTGCCACAGGGCGCCCGGCCACTCGTCCAGGCCGTTGGTGAATTCGTTCAACAGGGCCACCAACCGGGCGCCGGTGCCCGGCGCTGCGGGCCGATGGGTGTCGGTCGTCGACTGCGCCATGGCCCCTCCTGCGCTGGCGATGGCACCCCTTGCCATCTACTGTGAATCATACGCCTGTTCGATGTATCGCGCAAGAGCAAAGATGACGAATACGACTGCAGATGATGATGATTCGAGCAATAGTTGTCCACATCCCCCTCGCGTGGCGTGGACGTTCTCGGGGTTATCCACACTGTGCTGCAAGCACCTCGACCCGCGATCCATGACCTCATCGCATCCGACCATTGAGGAGGTGCGTCAGCCCTCTTCAGCCCGTCCAGCGGGTGTGGAACGTCTCGGCGACCGGCACGCCATCGGGTGTCGCCAGCGTGCCGTGCTCGAGGGCGATGCCGCCGACGTTCTCCGCGAGGGCGTGATGCCGACGGAGACGACGGCCCCGGCCACCCCTATTCCTGCGATGGTCAGCCAGGCCAGACGGAACACGTGG
Coding sequences within:
- a CDS encoding HNH endonuclease signature motif containing protein, producing the protein MAQSTTDTHRPAAPGTGARLVALLNEFTNGLDEWPGALWQLDEAALGDVVGGMLRITTRAENVAALATTDALSRGTVANSTATGAPAWVARQAAGVDPVVVRRVGAVGVDCADPRNRVVAEALATGSASVPVAAAAFREVPHVLPQLPSADRDELLGRYLSLSEHGPRALRELTTRILGEYAPQRLVRDEERQQECESVFWADLPSGLTRFVAELSGGHAAVVKHALRALSAPAPQPCATSTDDPCDAPNVGPLPQTGTSAPGRDTRTPAKRRADALVRLVETSAGVLDGTSPRPVGEFGGTAKILVTMDYNTLYEGLWDAGRLGQHGSGEDGFAPTYLPGIGRTTDGDYLDAGTLRRLACDADLIPAVLGTESEPLDVGCAKRLFTGGLRTAIIHRDQHCTFPGCDRPPDWCDAHHVRPWWAGGETTLTNAALLCARHHTIVHRDLLTAQVTTTGVTWDLTPGLMPTRPGGCVGTERSTDPPVPPGS
- a CDS encoding cation transporter, whose product is MTAVDASARAVLLRRGFRLEYVTLAWNVVGIVVLAAAAVAARSVALAGFGLDSVIEIGASTVVIWELAGSGEKRRRFALRLIGGAFGALALYLLVQSTWVLAIGYHPRHSPLGIVWTAVTAAVMFVLAAGKARTGAALDNPVLATEGRVTFIDGLLAAAVLLGLLLNLLAGWWWADPVAGYVLVYYALKEVREIFGGD